The following nucleotide sequence is from Halomonas chromatireducens.
AGGCGATCTCTTTGGTGCCATCAGCATACTCAACGGCAAGAGCCGCTATCGTTTTCGCGCCGAGCAGGAAAGCCTGTGCTATCTGCTGCCCAAGAAACTATTCCTGCAGCTGTGCGATGAATTTCCACCCTTTGCGGAATTCTTCCGCCAGACCCTGGCTCACAAGGCGCGACTGCTGACCGAACAGCGCGCCGAAGGCGGCGTGACCATGGCCGGCTTCATGCTCGCCAAGGTCAGCGAGTGCATGCGCACTCCGCTCTGCGTTGGTCGGGAGGCGACCATTGCCGATGCGGTGACCACTCTGCATGACAGTCACGCCGATAGTCTGCTGGTCGACGGCGGTCAGGGGGCTGGCATGGTCACCAAGACCAACCTGCTCGATGCGCTGGTACTGGAAGGGCGTGATCAGGCCAGCCCTGTGCGCGAGGTAGCCACCTTCGAGCTGGTCACGGTGGGCCCCGATCAATACCTGTTCGAGGTGTTGGTCAAGATGACGCGCTTCAAGGTGGAGCGGGTCGTGGTCATGGAGAGTGAGCGACCGATCGGGGTGGTGGAACTGACCGATGTGCTAAGCTACTTCTCCAGCCGCAGCTATGTGGTCAGCCTTCAGGTGGAGCAGGCCGACAGTCTCGATGCCCTGTTCCGTGCCAGCCATCGCACGCCGGAGCTGGTCAAGGCGCTGATGGCCCAGGGGGTCAAGCTTCGCTTTGCCATGGGCCTGCTGGCGGCACTCAATGGCCGCATCATGTCCAAGGCCTGGGGATTCCTGATCGATGAGCGCTACCACGGCGATAGCTGCTTGATGGTGATGGGCAGCGAAGGGCGTGGCGAGCAGATACTCAAGACCGATCAGGACAACGGGCTGATCCTTGCCGATGACCTCCACTGGCCGGACGTCAATGACCAGATGCAGCGCCTCACGGAGACCCTGATCGAGCTGGGCTACCCGCCATGCCCCGGCAACATCATGGTCTCCAACCCCGAATGGGTGGGTAGTGTGACCCAGTGGCGCGAACGTATCGCGCACTGGGTCAGAGTCCGCGATGGTGACAGCCTGATGAAGCTCGCCATTATGCTCGATTCCCACGCCGTGGCCGGCAACCCTGCGCTGCTCGACAAGGTGCGCGAGTCGCTGTTCGCGGCGTGCTCCCGAGACGAGATTCTGCTTTCCTACTTTGCTCGTGCTGCGCTGCGTTTCTCCACGCCGCTGACGCTGTTCGGTTCGCTGAAGAAGCCCCAGCACGGTATCGACATCAAGAAGGGCGGGATTTTTCCCATCGTGCATGGCGTGCGAACCATGGCCCTGGAGCGGCGAATCAAGCCGACCTCGACCCTGGAGCGCCTGGAGGCGCTGGCCGCCGATGGGCGCCTGGAGGAGCGGATTGCCGAGGATCTGTCGGAGGCGCTCTCGCTGTTTACCGAGCTGCGTCTCAAGCAGCAGCTGGAGCGCCTGGACGGCAGTGCCGACGATGCGAGCCCGGACCGGGTCGTCGTGCAGCAGCTGTCGTCGCTCGAGCGAGACCTGCTGCGGGAGGCGCTGCATATCGTCAAGGAATTCAAGCAGAGCCTGTCACAACGCTATCACCTGGAGTACTCCTGAGGGAGAAAGGAACATCGGTTAGCGCACAGGCAAAGTCAGGTCAGTACAGGCCAATAGCCGGTCACCAGCGGGATAATAGCCCGTTAATAACAACAGGAGGCTACATGCTTCGAGCATTGCGTCGGGCCAAGGATCGTCGCCGTCACGCCAACGGCGAATATGGCTGGCTGTTTCACCCTTATACTGGCGATGAGCTGGTCGCCATTGACTGTGAAACCACCGGTGTCGACACCCGCACGGCAGAGCCGGTTTCCATCGCCGCCGTGAAGGTGCGTGGCGACCGGGTACTGGCCAGTGAGTCGCTGGATCTGCGTCTCCGGCGTCCCGCTTCGCTCACGGGGGACTCCATTTGTGTTCACGGACTGCGCGGCATCGATCTTGACGACGGAGAGAGCCCCGGCGAGGCGCTGGCTAAGCTGCTGGAATTCATCGGTAATCGTCCATTGTTGGGCTGGCACCTCGATTTCGACCTCGCCATTCTCAATCGCCAGCTACGTCCACTGTTCGGTTTCGAGCTGCCCAACACCGGCATCGACGTGGCTCAGCTCTACCATCGCCAGCTACGCCGCAGTGCCATGGATCCGGATCCGACGACGATTCGCTTCGATACGGTAGCGGAAATACTGGGGGTGCCGGTAATGGGGCGCAACACCGCGCTAGGGGATGCCGTAACCACGGCGCTGATGTATCTGAAGCTGGAGCGCGGAACCATGCAGGCCCGGCGGGAGGCATGACCCTGCTGGTAGGGCCGGGCGTCGCCAGTAGCGGGCTGCGATGGTAGGATGGGCCCCGATATCCACCACACGCCCTGGCAGCGCCGTGACCATGCAAGACGCCATGACAATCGACCCACTCGCCCTGCGGGGCCACTCAGACAGGCTCTCACCTTGTTCTGCAGATGAGCCCGGCTCTCTGCTGGATGGCCTGGATGCCAAGGCCCGGCGGGAGTTCAACAAGCTGCAAAAGCGCCTGCGTCGCCATGCAGGCAATGCCATCATCGACTACGGCATGATCCATGAGGGCGACCGGGTGATGGTTTGCCTGTCGGGTGGCAAGGATAGTTACACGCTGCTGGAGATACTTCGCAACCTGCAGCGCAACGCGCCAGTGAATTTCTCCCTGGTGGCGGTCAACCTCGACCAGAAGCAGCCCGGCTTTCCCGAGCATGTATTGCCGCGCTACCTGGACGCCATGGGTATCGAGTACCATATTCTCGAGCGTGACACCTATTCGGTGGTCAAGGAGAAGACACCGGAGGGCAAGACCACCTGTGCGCTCTGCTCTCGACTGCGGCGTGGCTCGCTCTACGGCTTCGCCGAGGAGATCGGTGCCACCAAGATTGCCCTGGGGCATCACCGCGAGGACATACTCGAGACGCTGTTTCTCAACCTCTTCTTCGGTGGCAGCCTCAAGGCCATGCCGCCCAAGCTGCTGTCCGATGATGGCAAGAATATCCTCATTCGCCCGCTGGCCTATTGTCGCGAGGCCGATATTGCCGAGTTTGCCCGGCTGATGCAGTTCCCCATCATTCCCTGCAACCTGTGCGGCTCACAGCCCAATCTTCAGCGCCAGGTGGTCAAGGAGATGCTGGCCGAGTGGGAAGTCAAGCACCCTGGCCGGCTCGAGAGCATGTTCAAGGCGGTGACCAATGTGGCCCCTTCACAGCTGGCTGACCGCGACCTGTTCGACTTTACCGGTCTCGAGGAGAAGCAGGCCAGGCGTCAAGAGAACCATATCGATGCCATCGACCTGACCCACGGGGGCTGAACGGAAGCGGTTGTGGCCGCGGAGACTGACGTCATCGGTAGTAGGCCCATAAATAAACGCCCCGTCGCGCTTTGCTCGACGGGGCGTTTATTTGGCAGGTGAGCCCTGGGCTCAGTGCTCTTCCTGGGCCTGGGCAAGCAGGGCTTCCAGGTTCAGTATGTTGACTTCGCGACCTGAGACCTCCACCAGGCCCTGCTGCTGGAAGCGGCCCAGGATACGGCTGACGGTCTCCACCGCCAGGCCCAGATAGTTGCCGATATCGGCCCGGGACATGGAGAGCCGGAAGCTGTACGGCGAGTAGCCGCGTCGACGGAAGCGGTCCGACAAGCTGGAGAAGAAGCTGGCCAGGCGCTGGTCGGCGGTCTTGCGCGATAGCAGGCGCATCATGCGGCGGTCGTCCCTGAGCTCCTTGCTCATGCTGCGGTAGAGCTGGCCACGCAGCTCTGGCAAAACCTCAGATAGCGTATCGAGGCGGTCGAAGGGGATCTCGCAAACCGTGGTGGTCTCGAGTGCGATCACGCTACCGGGATAGGCCTGCTCGTCGATGCCGTCGAGCCCGACCAGTTCGCTGGGCAGGTAGAAGTTGGTGACCTGATCGTCGCCGGAACCTTCCGTGGTGACCTGCTTGAGGCTGCCGGAACGCACGGCATAGACGCTGTTGAAAGCGCTGCCCTGACGGAACAGCGACTCGCCTTTCTTCAGGGGTGCGCGACGGCGAATGATGGCGTCGAACTGTTCCATATCTTCAAGCTCGAGCGCCAGCGGCAGACACAGGGAACTCAGGCTGCAATTCTGGCAGCGAGTTTCATGCAGCAGGGAACGCCGCTTGTCGACCGCATTGGCCGTTTGTACAGCCATTGGTCACCTCCTTGATCGTGATCATAGAGGTATTATGGAGCATTCTTTGGCCTGGGAGAATGCCCGTTGTGACGATTGGTCGCAACACATTGATATGCCGAGCTATTCGCTGGCGCAAGTTGCCGAAATCGCTGAAGAATTCAAGAAAAAGGTTAAGTTGGTCGTTGTGGTGGATGGGCATCGAAGGCCATGGCGAGATGATGAATCAGCAGCCTTCCGATCGGGGTGGCAACGAGACGTCTCCCATGCCATGTCAACAGGCCATCCCGGGCCAGCGTTTCCAGGCGAGCCAGGGCGTCCGCCAGGTAGCGTTGCGCGTCGATGCCGAAGTTCTCCTCCAGTTGATTCAGGTCCAGCTGCATGTCGCATAGCAGCCGCTCGATGGCATGGTGGCGGACCCGGTCGTCGAAGGTATGGCGAAGCCCTCGTGCCGTAGGCAGGCGGCTGGCATCCAGGGCCGCTTCGTAGGCGCTCAGCTTGGTGTGATTCTGGGTGTACAGCCCGTCCAGTTGAGAGATGGCCGAGACGCCCAGTCCTACCAGATCACAGTGCTCATGACTGGAGTAGCCCTGGATATTACGCCTTAGCGTTCCCTGGTGCTGGGCTTTCACCAGGCTGTCACTGGGCCGGGCGAAGCGGCCCATGCCGATATGCACGTAGCCGGCATTGGTCAGCATGGTGATGCTGGTTTTCAGAATGGCCAGCTTCTCTTCCGGGCCAGGAAGGTCCTGGTGGCGAAAGCGTTGCTGGGAAGCCCGCTGCGACATGGGGTCGTAGTGGAGCAGCGATAATCGGGCCGGTGCCATGGCTATGACCTGCTCCAGGGTGACAGAAAAGGTGTCGCGGGTCTGGAAGGGGAGGCCATAGATCAGGTCGAGGTTCAGGGAGCGGAAGCCCAGGCGGTCAGCTTCATCAAGAAGGGCCTCCGTCAGGATGCGTGGCTGTACGCGGTTGATTGCACGCTGAACCTTGGGATCGAGATCCTGGACACCGAGGCTCAGGCGGTTGAAGCCAAGGGCCTGGAGGTGGCGCAGGGTAAAGACATCGGCCTCGCGGGGGTCGATATCAATAGCATAGTCGCGGCCCCTGGCGCTGGAGAGTCCGAAGCGGGCGTCCAGGCGGTCGATGAGGTCGCTCATCTGGTTAAGGCTGAAGAACGTCGGCGTGCCGCCGCCCCAGTGCAGTTGGCTGACTTCCCTGCGCGTATCGAGATGCGACCTTACCAGGACCATTTCCCGGTCGAGCCGGGAGAGATAGGGCTCGGTGAGGCGTGTAGCCTTGGTGACCACCCTGTTGCGGCTGCAGTAATAGCAGGCCTTGCGGCAGAACGGGAGATGGATATACAGCGAAAGGGGGCGGCCGCTGTCATTGCTCTTTGCCAGAGCCTTTTGGTAATCCACCTCGCCGATGTCTTCCTGAAAGGAAGCTGGCTCTGGATACGAGGCGTAGTGCTGCCCATGGATATCGTATCGGCTCAGCAACTCTTCGTCCCAGGCGAAGGGATCGGCCATCATTCCATGTAGGGACATCGCGGGGACGGACATGAAGACACTCCGGCGTCTCATAAGATGTCCACATGCTAGCGGTAGCGCGTCCGTCGCGGATTGAGCTGCGTCAAGCGAAGCCATAATGAGCTGATGAGCCGCTCGTTTCAGTGTGCGATTCCGACTCCCAGCAGCGAGACGAGCTGCCATATTGCAAAGGCGATGATAGACAGGGCAGCCAGGGTACGCGTGGCCCGGTGTCGGATCAGCGCGCCCAACTGGCGCGCGGCGAAACCGGTTACCAGCAGTGCAGGCAGCGTGCCGAGCCCGAAGACCGCCATCAGCAGCGCGCCGCGGACGGGGTCGGCGATGGCCAGGCTCCAGGCCAGCATCGAGTAGACCGGGCCGCAGGGCAGCCAGCCCCCCCCCGCGCCCAGGCCGATCGCCTGTGGGATGCTGATGACCGGCATGAGGCGCCTGCCGATGGGCTCGAGGTATCGCCATAGCCGCTTTCCGACTGCCTCGACCCTGAGCAGGCCTTTCCACCAGTCGGCGATGTAGAGCGCCATCAGGATCAGCATCACGGCGGCAAACAGCTGCAGTATGATCCGCGCCGTGGAGGACAGAGCGATCACCGTGCCCAGCGAGGCGACAAGGGCGCCTGCGGTCATATAGCTGAGAATTCTCCCCAGATTGTAGCCGAGCAGCAGCCCGGAGAGCCGTGCCGGACTGCGCATGCTGGGGGGGACGGCAAAGGTCAGGGCGCTCATGATGCCGCCGCACATGCCGATGCAATGGGCGCCGCCGAGCAGGCCGAAGACGAAGGCTGCCAGCAGCGGTGGCAGGCCGAGACCGGTGGGATCCATCAGCGGTCGGGGGGCTCGTCGCTCTGGGAGGCCTCGGGCTTTTCTCCGGCTGGCTTGCGACGCTGCTCTCGGGCTTCTGGTGTCAGGTCGTTCTCATCGTCATCGAACAGGATGCGATGCGCGGGCCCCTCAAGGTCCTCGAACTGATCGTTCTTGACGGCCCAGAAGAAGGCCCAGACCGCCAAGCCGAGCAGGATCAGCGAGAGCGGGATAAGCATGTAAAGAATGGTCATGCGTTCACCAGGCGAGCGGAGTTGACCGGGGCCGGCGGCGGTGCGGTGCGATAGCGGCTCAGGCGGAGGGCATTGCCCACCACCACCAGGGAGCTGGCCGACATCCCCAGAGCTGCCACCCAGGGCGGCACGATTCCGATGGCAGCCAGGGGCAGAGCCGAGAAGTTGTAGCACACAGACCAGATCATGTTCTGGCGCATGATGCGGCGTGTAGCATTGGCGATCTCGATGGTTTCGACGATACGCATCAAACGGGGGCTGAGCAATACGGCATCGGCGCTGGTGCGCGCCAGGTCGGTAGCGCCATTCATGGCGATGGAGACATCGGCACCGGCGAGAACCGGCACGTCATTGATGCCGTCGCCGATCATTGCCACCTTCTCTCCACGCTCCTGGCATTGGCGGATATGCGACAGTTTTTCCTCGGGGCTGGCGGCGGCACGCCAGGCGTCGATGCCGAGGGCTTGGGCAAGGCTTTCCACGGCGCCTACATTGTCGCCGGAGAGCAGTTCCACCGCGACGCCGCGGGCCTGTAGCGCCGAAACGGTGGCGGCGGCGTCTTCGCGGACACGGTCATGGAGCGCGAACCAGGCGCGAGGCTCGCCTTCCTCGGTGAGCAGCAGCCACTGACCCGCTTCAGGCAGCGCCAGATTCTGCTGGGGTGCGGCAAATTCAGGGCGGCCAAGCCGCCAGAGCCGGCCAGCGATGCTCCCCTCGACGCCCTGCCCGGTGTGGCTTGTTCGCTCGCTGGCCTGAACGGTGGCCTGGCGCCAGGGACGGAAGGCGCGGGCAATGGGGTGTTCGGAGTGAGCCTCAATGGCTGCTGCGATCACCCGTGCGCGATCTATCGACAGGTCGCCGGTTGGCCGCGTCTCGCGCAGCTGCATTTCGCCGCTGGTCAGGGTGCCTGTCTTGTCGAAGATCACCCGGTCCACCTGGGACAATGACTCGATGGCATCGGCGCGGGTAATCAGCACGCCGCGGCGTCGCAACTGGCCGTGGCCGGCGGTCAGTGCTGTGGGGGTGGCCAGTGCCAGGGCGCAGGGGCAGGTCACCACCAGTACCGAGAGCGTGACCCAGAGCACCCGGGAGGGGTCGATGAACCACCAGGCAATGGAGACACAGGTGGTCACCAGCAGCAGTCGCAGCACGAACAGGTGGGACATGCGCGCGGCCATCTGGGCCAGGCGGGGGCGGCTGGCGAAGGCGCGGTCGGTGAGGTCGACGATACCGGCCACCCGGGCCTGCTTGCCGGCATGGGTGACCCTCACGATCAACGGGCTCTCGATGTTCTGACTGCCGCCGACCACGCTGTCACCGACGCGGCGTGTCACCGGCAGGTACTCTCCGGTGAGCATCGACTCGTCGAGGCTGGACTCGCCTTCCTCGATCACGCCGTCGGCGGGTACGCCATGGCCGGGCTTGATCAGAATCCGGTCGCCGGTGGCGAGTTCGCTGGCCGGCAGGATGCGCTCTTCGCACTCCACGGTCAGTCTCGTCGCCGACAGCGGCAGGGCCCCGGCCATGGCGTTGCCGGTATGGCCGCTGCGTCGACGGGCCCTGGCCTCGACGTAGCGACCGAACAACAGAAAGAAGGTGAACATGGCCACCGAGTCGAAATAGACCTCGCCAGTGTCGGTGATCACAGCGTAGCCGCTGGCCAGGTAGGCCCCGCCGATGGCAATGGAGACCGGTACATCCATGCCCAGCACCCGTGTGCGCAGGTCGCGCACCGCGTTGCGGAAGAACGGCATAGCCGAAAAGAATACCACCGGCGTGGCCAGGGCAAAGGAGAGCCAGTGGAAAAGGGCGTAGAAGTCCTCGCTGATCTCGCCGGGGCTGGTCATGTAGATGGGGATGGAGAACATCATCACCTGCATCATGCCGACGGCGGCGATGATCAGGCGTCGAACCGTCATGCGCTCTTCGAACTGCAGCCGCTGCTGGGCCGCATCAGGCTCATAGGGCTGGGCGCCGTAACCGATGGCTGCCATCTCAGCGAGGATGCGCGATAGCTTGAGCCGGGCCGGGTCCCAGGCCACGCGAACGCGGTGATGGCTGAGATTCACGGCACTGGCGCTGACGCCATCCAGTGCGTTCAGGCGATGCTCGATCAGCCAGGCACAGGCTGCACAGGTAATACCGTCCACCGCGAGGGTGGCGCGTACCAGGCCATTTTCGCCTTCGGGGTGGACGAATTCCCGCTGCAGCCCAGGGTCGTCGAAGACGGCCCAGGTCTCGGCCTTGATCTTCTGGCGATCGTCCGGGCGCTCGGGCAGTTCGGTACGAAAGCGGTAGTAGCTCTCGAGCCCGCCGTTGACGATGGCGTGCGCCACCGCCTCGCAGCCGGGGCAGCAGAGCGGGTGTGCCTGGTCGTCGAGGGTGATCGTCCAGGGCGCACCCGCCGGGACCTGGCTGCCGCAGTGATAGCAGTCTGGCGTAGTTTGTTCTGCCGCGGTGGCGTTCTGATTCATGGCCGCTCGGCTGAGTATGTCGAGACGCAAGCCATCAGCCGCGGTCCACGATGCCAGGCGTCAGAGCAAATTCGTCCTCGCTGGGAAAGCTGCCTTCGCCTACCAGGCGCCAGGCCGGCTCGACCTCGCTCGGGTGCAGCTGCAGGTACCAGCGGTACCGCAGGTTGTCGGGCGCCTGGCCGAGATAGCGCCCATCTCGCACGTGTTCCAGAACGATGTCCTGGTCGCGGCCGCCCAGCGTGGGGAAAATCAGCTTCAGGTAGAGCCGCTCGGGGCGTTCTTCACCTTCGAGCTGAACGATGATGTCGCTGGTCATGGGGTCGATGCGCAGTTCTGCCGCCAGATCGAGTTCATGGGCACGCTGCTGCTTGGCCAGCACCATATTGATCGCTCGACCATGCTCATAGTAATCCTGCTGTACCAGGCCGTCGGCAGTTCGCACGGCCATGACGGCCAGGGTCGAGCTGCCGAAGATCGAGGTAAAGAGCAGGCCCAGCAGGAACCAGGGCCAGAACTGCTTGTACCAGGGGGAGTGGGTGGTCATGGTCATCTCCGAGCTTCGCCGATGAAGCGGGTGTCACGTTCAAGTGCGATGCGTTCGTTCTGTTGGGATTGTACGTTCAATTGGATCGGGTGGCTGGGCAGTTCCAGCACCTCGGCGTCGGCGGTGACCTGTACCGCGAACCTGCGCGAGGCACCGGCAGGAACACGCAGTGTGTCGGGATCGATCTCCAACCCGGGCAGGCCGCTTACTTCGAGGCGAAACTCATGGTCCTCGCGATCCTGATTGCGCAGAGTCAGGGAAAAGACATTGCTGATACGGCCGTCACGGGTCATCTGATAGAGCTGCCCGCGTTCCCGCTCGACTTCAAAATCCAGCGGCATGCGATCACTCAGCGCCCATACAAACAGGCCAATCATCACCAGCAGTGCCACCAGGTAGCCCATCAGTCGCGGACGCAGGATATGAGTCGGCTTGCCTTCCAGGGCATTCTCGGTGGTATAGCGGATCAACCCCCGCGGATAGTTCATCCTGTCCATCACACTGTCGCACGCATCGATGCAAGCGGCGCAGGTGATGCATTCATATTGTAGGCCGTCACGGATATCGATGCCGGTGGGGCAGACCTGAACGCAGAGGTCGCAGTCGATGCAGTCACCGTATCCGGCCTCCCGAGCCTGCTGATGGCTGAGACTCTTCTTGCGTGAACCGCGAGGTTCGCCGCGAGCCTCGTCATAGGACACGATCAGGGTGTCGGCGTCGAACATCACCCCCTGGAAGCGGGCATAGGGGCACATGTAGATACATACCTGCTCGCGCAGCCAGCCGGCATTCAGGTAGGTGAATACCAGAAAGAAGCCCGACCAGAAATAGGCCCAGCCGTGAGCCTGGAGGGTGGGCAGTTCCACCACCAGTTCACGGATCGGTGTGAAGTAGCCGACGAAGGTGACCCCCGTGGCAAGGGCGATCGCGAGCCAGATGATGTGCTTCGCGGTCTTGCGCCATGCCTTGTCCAGGTTCATGGGCTGGCGGTCGAGCTTGATGCGACGGTTCCGAGAGCCCTCCAGGCGATGCTCGACCCAGATATAAAGAAAGGTCCAGACACTCTGGGGGCAGGTGTAGCCACACCACACCCGGCCGGCGAAAACGGTGATGAAAAACAGGCCGAAGGCGCAGATGATCAGCAGCCACGAGAGCAGGATGAACTCCTGGGGATAGAAGGTCGCGGCAAAGATATGAAATTCCCGTCCTGGCAGGTCGAACCAGATCAGCGGGCGGCCGTCCCACTGAATCCAGGGCGTGACGAAGAAGGCCAGCATCAGCAGCCAATTGGCACAGCGACGCAGGCGTTGGAAAAACCCTTTGATCTCGCGCACATAGATATGCCGCCGGCTGGCGTACATCTCCTGCTGTACGACGGCGCGCGGTTCGTGGTGGCCCACGGGATCCGGGGTCACATCGCGGGCGGGTATCTTGTCACTCATGGCGGACTCGTGGCGGGCAGGGATGGCCCGCAGAAGGGGAGCAATGAAACAGGTCCATTGTATCGAGGCCCCGTCACCAAGAGAAAGGGTGCGACCTCAGGCCGCACCCTTACTGCCCGGCTACGTCCTCAGTCGCGAAAACGAAGGCTGTAGACGTAGGCGGCGACGAGATGGACACGCTCCGCACCGATATAGGCTTCCTGAGCCGGCATATGGCCGTTACGACCGTTGCGCAGGGTCTGGCGAACCGAGTCGGCAACGCTCTGGCCGGGCATCTGGTAAAGCCAGATGTCATTGGTCAGGTTGGGGGCGCCCAGCGCCTGGTTGCCGCTGCCGTCCGGCATGTGGCAGGCGGCGCAGACCGAGGCATAGACCGCCGCCCCTTGCTCGGCACGGTCGGCTTCATGCTCGAGGTCGGAAAGCGACAGGACATACTGGGTGACGTTCTCGATGTTGTTCGCGCCAAGCGTCTGGAACGAGGGCATCAGCCCGTTACGTCCCCTGACCAGAGATGTCATGATCTGCTCGGGCTCGCCGCCGTAGAGCCAGTCGTCATTGGTCAGGTTGGGGAACCCGTAGCCGCCCTGGGCGTTGGCGCCGTGACATACCGCACAGTTGTTCTGGTAGATGCGGTCGGCGACCAGCATGGCCTCCTCA
It contains:
- a CDS encoding putative nucleotidyltransferase substrate binding domain-containing protein codes for the protein MVDVDLSQPPFTFLDDEGRERVRSGIDLAYFDRDEIILETGQPGEYVFLIHKGEVAELDTTLPGARERIGHYTAGDLFGAISILNGKSRYRFRAEQESLCYLLPKKLFLQLCDEFPPFAEFFRQTLAHKARLLTEQRAEGGVTMAGFMLAKVSECMRTPLCVGREATIADAVTTLHDSHADSLLVDGGQGAGMVTKTNLLDALVLEGRDQASPVREVATFELVTVGPDQYLFEVLVKMTRFKVERVVVMESERPIGVVELTDVLSYFSSRSYVVSLQVEQADSLDALFRASHRTPELVKALMAQGVKLRFAMGLLAALNGRIMSKAWGFLIDERYHGDSCLMVMGSEGRGEQILKTDQDNGLILADDLHWPDVNDQMQRLTETLIELGYPPCPGNIMVSNPEWVGSVTQWRERIAHWVRVRDGDSLMKLAIMLDSHAVAGNPALLDKVRESLFAACSRDEILLSYFARAALRFSTPLTLFGSLKKPQHGIDIKKGGIFPIVHGVRTMALERRIKPTSTLERLEALAADGRLEERIAEDLSEALSLFTELRLKQQLERLDGSADDASPDRVVVQQLSSLERDLLREALHIVKEFKQSLSQRYHLEYS
- a CDS encoding 3'-5' exonuclease, translating into MLRALRRAKDRRRHANGEYGWLFHPYTGDELVAIDCETTGVDTRTAEPVSIAAVKVRGDRVLASESLDLRLRRPASLTGDSICVHGLRGIDLDDGESPGEALAKLLEFIGNRPLLGWHLDFDLAILNRQLRPLFGFELPNTGIDVAQLYHRQLRRSAMDPDPTTIRFDTVAEILGVPVMGRNTALGDAVTTALMYLKLERGTMQARREA
- the ttcA gene encoding tRNA 2-thiocytidine(32) synthetase TtcA codes for the protein MQDAMTIDPLALRGHSDRLSPCSADEPGSLLDGLDAKARREFNKLQKRLRRHAGNAIIDYGMIHEGDRVMVCLSGGKDSYTLLEILRNLQRNAPVNFSLVAVNLDQKQPGFPEHVLPRYLDAMGIEYHILERDTYSVVKEKTPEGKTTCALCSRLRRGSLYGFAEEIGATKIALGHHREDILETLFLNLFFGGSLKAMPPKLLSDDGKNILIRPLAYCREADIAEFARLMQFPIIPCNLCGSQPNLQRQVVKEMLAEWEVKHPGRLESMFKAVTNVAPSQLADRDLFDFTGLEEKQARRQENHIDAIDLTHGG
- the fnr gene encoding fumarate/nitrate reduction transcriptional regulator Fnr — translated: MAVQTANAVDKRRSLLHETRCQNCSLSSLCLPLALELEDMEQFDAIIRRRAPLKKGESLFRQGSAFNSVYAVRSGSLKQVTTEGSGDDQVTNFYLPSELVGLDGIDEQAYPGSVIALETTTVCEIPFDRLDTLSEVLPELRGQLYRSMSKELRDDRRMMRLLSRKTADQRLASFFSSLSDRFRRRGYSPYSFRLSMSRADIGNYLGLAVETVSRILGRFQQQGLVEVSGREVNILNLEALLAQAQEEH
- the hemN gene encoding oxygen-independent coproporphyrinogen III oxidase; translated protein: MSVPAMSLHGMMADPFAWDEELLSRYDIHGQHYASYPEPASFQEDIGEVDYQKALAKSNDSGRPLSLYIHLPFCRKACYYCSRNRVVTKATRLTEPYLSRLDREMVLVRSHLDTRREVSQLHWGGGTPTFFSLNQMSDLIDRLDARFGLSSARGRDYAIDIDPREADVFTLRHLQALGFNRLSLGVQDLDPKVQRAINRVQPRILTEALLDEADRLGFRSLNLDLIYGLPFQTRDTFSVTLEQVIAMAPARLSLLHYDPMSQRASQQRFRHQDLPGPEEKLAILKTSITMLTNAGYVHIGMGRFARPSDSLVKAQHQGTLRRNIQGYSSHEHCDLVGLGVSAISQLDGLYTQNHTKLSAYEAALDASRLPTARGLRHTFDDRVRHHAIERLLCDMQLDLNQLEENFGIDAQRYLADALARLETLARDGLLTWHGRRLVATPIGRLLIHHLAMAFDAHPPQRPT
- a CDS encoding sulfite exporter TauE/SafE family protein, encoding MDPTGLGLPPLLAAFVFGLLGGAHCIGMCGGIMSALTFAVPPSMRSPARLSGLLLGYNLGRILSYMTAGALVASLGTVIALSSTARIILQLFAAVMLILMALYIADWWKGLLRVEAVGKRLWRYLEPIGRRLMPVISIPQAIGLGAGGGWLPCGPVYSMLAWSLAIADPVRGALLMAVFGLGTLPALLVTGFAARQLGALIRHRATRTLAALSIIAFAIWQLVSLLGVGIAH
- the ccoS gene encoding cbb3-type cytochrome oxidase assembly protein CcoS; translated protein: MTILYMLIPLSLILLGLAVWAFFWAVKNDQFEDLEGPAHRILFDDDENDLTPEAREQRRKPAGEKPEASQSDEPPDR
- a CDS encoding heavy metal translocating P-type ATPase, encoding MNQNATAAEQTTPDCYHCGSQVPAGAPWTITLDDQAHPLCCPGCEAVAHAIVNGGLESYYRFRTELPERPDDRQKIKAETWAVFDDPGLQREFVHPEGENGLVRATLAVDGITCAACAWLIEHRLNALDGVSASAVNLSHHRVRVAWDPARLKLSRILAEMAAIGYGAQPYEPDAAQQRLQFEERMTVRRLIIAAVGMMQVMMFSIPIYMTSPGEISEDFYALFHWLSFALATPVVFFSAMPFFRNAVRDLRTRVLGMDVPVSIAIGGAYLASGYAVITDTGEVYFDSVAMFTFFLLFGRYVEARARRRSGHTGNAMAGALPLSATRLTVECEERILPASELATGDRILIKPGHGVPADGVIEEGESSLDESMLTGEYLPVTRRVGDSVVGGSQNIESPLIVRVTHAGKQARVAGIVDLTDRAFASRPRLAQMAARMSHLFVLRLLLVTTCVSIAWWFIDPSRVLWVTLSVLVVTCPCALALATPTALTAGHGQLRRRGVLITRADAIESLSQVDRVIFDKTGTLTSGEMQLRETRPTGDLSIDRARVIAAAIEAHSEHPIARAFRPWRQATVQASERTSHTGQGVEGSIAGRLWRLGRPEFAAPQQNLALPEAGQWLLLTEEGEPRAWFALHDRVREDAAATVSALQARGVAVELLSGDNVGAVESLAQALGIDAWRAAASPEEKLSHIRQCQERGEKVAMIGDGINDVPVLAGADVSIAMNGATDLARTSADAVLLSPRLMRIVETIEIANATRRIMRQNMIWSVCYNFSALPLAAIGIVPPWVAALGMSASSLVVVGNALRLSRYRTAPPPAPVNSARLVNA
- a CDS encoding FixH family protein; the protein is MTMTTHSPWYKQFWPWFLLGLLFTSIFGSSTLAVMAVRTADGLVQQDYYEHGRAINMVLAKQQRAHELDLAAELRIDPMTSDIIVQLEGEERPERLYLKLIFPTLGGRDQDIVLEHVRDGRYLGQAPDNLRYRWYLQLHPSEVEPAWRLVGEGSFPSEDEFALTPGIVDRG